From the genome of Caloenas nicobarica isolate bCalNic1 chromosome 14, bCalNic1.hap1, whole genome shotgun sequence:
CGCTGCGGCAGAAGAAGGCCCACGTGATGGAGATCCAGCTGAACGGCGGGACGGTGCCTGAGAAGGTTGACTGGGTTCGCGAGAGGCTGGAGAAGCAGGTTTCCGTGCACAGCGTCTTCAGCCAGAACGAGATGATCGATGTCATTGGCGTGACCAAGGGACACGGAATGAAAGGTACGGAGCAGGGAGACCCTTGCCAGGGGCTTGGTTCTGTCCTTCTCGTGTAGCCCCAGTGTTGGGGGAGTGTTGGCCATGCTGAGAACTCACCAACTTACTGCAAAGAACCTTTGGACTTCAACCTCGACATGCAGTTCTGTTGTAGCAGAGCTTGATTTCCTTAATCTCAGTAAAATCCATGTTGTGGGCTGTGCTGAGTCCTCCCAGGAGGCTCCAAGGTGCTGGGAGTGGGTAAAGCCATCGCACTTCCCACCAGCCCCCCGTGTGTGGAGGTGTGGGTGTTTCTGTGCGGGGATGTGCTCAGCAGGAACACGTCACAGCCTGATCAGCTCCATGGAAAGCGAGAACAGTTCTGTGCTCTGGCCTCTCACGGTGGTGACAGCTCTTGGTCTCCTTCCAACGTGGTGTTTTCcaaaagctgtggaagaacgATGAGCCGCTCCCCTCCCCAGCGCTCGGATACCAGCCCTGAGTCTCCCCGCTGTTCTCACCGCCCTGTCCCGTCGCTCTCCCAGGGGTGACAAGCCGTTGGCACACCAAGAAGCTCCCCAGGAAGACGCACAAGGGGTTGCGCAAAGTTGCCTGCATCGGGGCCTGGCACCCAGCCCGGGTTGGTTACTCCATCGCCCGGGCTGGCCAGAAGGGCTACCACCACCGCACCGAGCTCAACAAGAAGGTACGGCCCCCATGGGCGCCCTCAGGGCACCACTGcaccttcctgcctgcctgcctcccGTCCTGTCCCCATCGTCCCTTGCTCGGTGgcctctgtcctccccagcttCTCAGATGTTTCCCTAGAgatctgcagagctgttttctctgtccttttcccTGTTCCCTGCTCAAGGGACACATCACAGGGGATGCATCTTGGTTAAAAACTGCGCCGTCCCCGCCACATCTCTCACCGAGGGGCTGGGCAAGTCACCAGCTCCGTTTCCTTTCCGTTCCCAGATTTACCGTATTGGCCACGGGATCCATGTGGAAGATGGCAAAGTGGTGAAGAACAACGCCTCGACACACTACGACGTCACGGAGAAGACCATCACACCTCTGGTGAGGGCTGAGGGGGCAACAGGGCTGTGACTGGCTCAGGTTGCAGGATTCTGAGCTAGGGGAGTAATTCCTGGGCTGGAGACAGCTGCGTAGGAAATGATTTGAAGGTAATTCACGGAAAGAAATGCAGTGATTCCTTTCCTTGTGTTTCAGACATGGAAAACCATCTCTGTGAGGTGTTTTTTTAGGCCCATTAGTATACCccaacatttcattttcacttgaTGACCTAGGCAGGAACTGAGAACtttgtttaaaaggaaatataagTGACATAAAAAATCTCATATTTAACAGATAAATGTTTGTTACTTGGtttaaaaattcacttttgtttattaaaaactcTTAACTGGGGAGCGtaggcagctctgctctctgctcaCCCACATCCCCGGGGCAGGACATGGGTTGCTGGTTCCCCAGCTCGCAGGGGATGCTCCTCACCTGGGATCACGTGTGGCTGAGACGCTGCGCTGGTCCCGAGTGGGAGCCCTGAAGGGCGCAGAGTGTCCTTAGCTGGAGGGACCGTCAGTCGTTGTCGTCTCCTTCCCTAGAAAAAGCCACCCGTGGTCACCTGCGCCCACCCAGCTCTCCCACCTGCCAAcccctccctgcctctccccacagggTGGATTTCCGCACTACGGGGAGGTCAACAATGATTTCCTCATGCTGAAGGGCTGCGTCGTGGGCACCAAGAAGCGCGTGCTCACCCTCCGTAAGGTGAGAGGCGGTGGCGCTGGGGAGGGATGGGCTGTAGCTCCACGAACAGATTCCGCACATGGAGAGCGGCACCACCTCCAGATGTGGGGCAGGGAGCTCgtttcagagctgctctgccatcCAAGGCACCCCTGAACACCAGAGTGTTTCTCTGAGAATGCAGATTTTCCTGCAGATACTGTCTAAAGGATGCTCCTAGGATATTTCAACCCTGCTTCCATCAGATTTTCTGTAAAGATAAGCCTGATGCATCATGACTCCTCTTTTCCAGTCCCTTCTGGTGCACACGAGCCGCCGGGCTCAGGAAAACATCGAACTCAAATTCATTGACACCACTTCCAAGTTTGGCCACGGCCGGTTCCAGACGGCGCAGGAGAAGCGAGCTTTCATGGTGAGTGACGCTCCGTTGCGCGCCGGCTCCCGCTCCCAGCCCATGCGCTCAGCTGGGGCTAAAGCAACCGACTGACTCCAACCAAGCATCTGCTTCTCCATGTAATGAGTGATGGGGACcatcttgcagaaaagacagGCACGAATTCAATTCACCCAGCAAATATTATGCTAAGGAAGAACACGATGGTTGTGTGAGCGATCCAAGACGACCCAACTAGCAAATAATATACCATATGGCCAACCAGTTTCCATTCACCACGGGATTTTTTAAACAAGCAGTTAACTTGGCAGGAGCTGCCTCGGGCATATGGTCCCTTTCACCCGTAATTGTGCTCTGCTTTGATTTGTTTGGAATGATTTATAACGTTAATGTTCTTAAGAGGAAAAGGTTGGGTCAAATTCAGACACAAATTTGCAATTCTTTTGTCAGGAAGCTTTCAAAAAGGCTGGGCAGTATATCTTTCTTAAAtccagggcaaaaaaaaaaaaaaaatccaaaacaagcAGAATTTCACGAATAGTTTTGCAACCTACACCAACCTGAATGTGAAATGGAGGAAGCATTAAATAAGGCAGGCCTTCAGCtagcagaaagggaagaaacaacCGCCTGGATACCATGCAGACGTCAGCGTGTCTGGGTCTGGCCTGGCAGCTGGAAATCCCGTGTGAAGCCGCTTAAGCCTCCTCAGCCCCGGGACGGGGATTGGCTGCGCGGTGCCTTTGCAGAGCTCTTTAGAGGttaagctgtttttctttatctCAGCGTTAGGAGCTTGTTCAATCTTATGTTCTTGCTGTCGCTGCAAGTCCTGAGTAGCTGTGACGTGGATCTTAGTGACAGAAGGGAGTTTTACCCGGttgcagatgttttctttgccattttctACGGTGGAGTGAGAGTTTCCCCCATCTATGCTGTGCTAAAACTTTACATTTGCCTACAAGTGGAGGCACATCAGTAATTCTTGCAACCTGCTGCAGTTGGTCTGGGACAACCCCATTTCTTAGCTGGGGGAAACCTCTCAGGCTCTGTTGAGTTGGCTGAGGAGAACCTTTCCCCAGGGGAGGTTTTCCCTTCTCCAGTGCTTGTACAGCAGCTCCTGGTAGTGCTCACTGGCACAATTACTGCTCCCCTCCGCGTCCCCCAACTGCCGGTCACTCATTGCCACTCTCTAGCTGCTTTTATGCTCTCCCGAGAATCAAACCCATTGTGCAAGAGCAATGATGTCCTGCTCTGGGTTCCCGCGGGGCTGAGGAGGCGCTGGGGTGGCCGGGGAAGGGCAGCACGGAGCCGGGGAGCAGAGACCAGGAGCTGCCGTGCACAACAGCAAGGGGCCAGAGCTGCCTTTGTGCTCTGCCCGCAGCTCAGCCGCAGCCTCGGAGCTCAGGTTTGTGTGTCGCTAACCCAgagctctgctctctgctctcTTCCAGGGCCCTCAGAAGAAACACTTGGTGAAAGCGAAGCCGAGCGCACAGGAAGAGCTGTGAGGACTGAGATTTGCAAGGCTACCAACCAGGGCGCTTTCAATAAAGGGGTGTCGAGCCGTGCCTGCTGCCTGTCGTCCTTCTGGAGGGGTGTCTGCCTGCACTCGCTGCTGCCTGCACTCGCTGCTGCCCGTGTGTCCTCGGGCTCCTCAGTGGGTGGGGATGGGACAAAGAGCATTTGGGACAGGCCCATGTGGACAAGGACTAACTGGGACAGCCCAGTGTCTGCTCTGTCCTCTGGATCCTCTCGCTCCTTTGCCCAGTGAATTTTTCCCACTGCCTGTATTCACCCAAACCACGGTGAAGACTCCATTTCCTCTTCCAGAGGACAGCAGAGCAGGTACCACCACTTCTGCCCCAGTTTCTACTGGGAATACTGGGCCTCTGCATTACCTGCCTCTGCCCAGTCTCACTGACCACCTTCCCCCTCGCTGCCTCTCACACACGCACGCTCAGACACTCCTTTTGCTGAGCTGAACGTATGACCCGTGGACTTCTCTCTGCACAAACCCTCACCATCCTGGCGGACATGCCCCACAGATGTGGGAACTCATGTACATGTACAGTGAGCTGGCTGTGAGGTAAGACCAGGCATTGATGGATTTATTCAGATTTTGGACTTGTTTCCCACCTGAGTTTCCTCGCAGTCCAGCTGCCTCTGTGGGTGGGTGTGATGTGTCTTGGAGCTGTGATGTCTTGGATcagcaatcacagaatcacagaatgtcctgagttggaagggacccacaaggatcatcaagtccaactcctgtccctgcacaggacagccccaaaattcacaccgaTGATCACAGCTCCTTCAGTGCAGAACCGGTCTGGGCGTCCTGCACCCTCTCTGGGAACCAGCCGGTGGAAAGCCCAGCCCTCCACCGCTCCAGAGCTGCTTCCCCTTCACCAGGGAGCCTGGCAGGAGGTGGTGAAGTTCGTGCGTCTCCAGCAAACCCCTCgccctggggctggtgctgctctgaACATGTGCTTGCAGGATTTAGAGAGGCTCATCTACAAAAGTGCTGAGGATGAGATGAACCGAGAAGCCCAGACCccacagctcagccctgggcgCAGTCGCTGGCCAGGCCctggctgtccccgtgtccccgcgaGGTCCCCGAGCTCTGCGCAGTGTCTCTGCCCTGTCCTGGGGCTGTGCCTCAGAGCCGCTGCTCTCCCTtggctggggggtccctgggcagGTCCCCAGCAGGTGGCTGAGGATCCGGACCAGGGCGCATGATGGGAATGATGAGATCGTCCATGTTCGGCATCAccaaaattttctgaaaagaggAATCCAGAAAAAACAAGTAAGTGGTTTTGAACGCCGCCACCTGACTGGTGACACATCTGCTGGGAGCTCGGGTCAGAGACTGGGGCTGTGACAGAAGGTCGTGGGCTCCGTCCCCTTGTCAGCAGCTGTCCCCAGAGGATTCCCAGCCCTGGATGTCTCTGGGTGGGGACAAGCAGGAGccgtttttctttctcctgcttccCTGTGTGTGCGGCTTCAAGGGCAGTCAGGGCAGAGGGCAGAGACCAGCAATTCAAAGCCATTCAATTGGGCAGattttgggggaatttgggTATCTAAATATCCGTGGGGACATTTCTTCTCTATGACCAGAGGTCTTAAAGGCAAGAGGTGGAAAACAAACCAGCGGGTACTATGTGATAGGAAATTGCTGACCTTGTGGTGGTAAATTTCCCAAACCCGCTGACACTCCTGATCccccctgctcagggcagggctgCACACACTGGGAGGAAACCGCTTTTTCCAGTGCTCAGAGCACCAGCCCTCACAGCTGGTTACTCAGGTCACGTTTCTTGACTATCTGAAGCTGGACAGACTAGATCAGATGTTGGCTTTTTGTAGAGATAACCCTGACCCAAACTGATGTCTGTCTATCCCTGCTGCCAGGGGGCTTGCTGAGCCCTTTAGCAGACCAGGCACCTGAAATTCGTGCTGCAGCTTCTTCTCGATCCACTCGGTGACGTGGAGGAAGGTCACCTCCCGCTCGCCCAGCTTTGGGCGCACCTTCAGCTCCAGCCGAGGTGGGACTCGGAAGCTGTACCTGCACggggaaaggaaagaggcagAAAGTGTTGTGTCCCCAAGCGCCAGCGCTGGCTCCTCGGCTGAGCCGCAGGGAGCAcgcagggctggcaggacacGCGTGGGTCCCCGCATGGGAGGAAGAAGAGCCGGTACCAGACACGGTCCGTCGGCGGTGGGGGGATGTTCACGGCCAAGGTGCCCGCCAGCTCCTGCACCTCCACTGTCAGCAGCAGCGGAGTGTTGGAAACCTCCTCGATCTTCTTTTTGATGAACTCATTTTCGGTGGCCTTCTGGAAGTACTTGGACTTGGCGATCTTATCCACAAAGCGCAGGATCTTCCGGCTCGTGCTGTTTCCACTGACATGGCTAAAGTGAGGGGAACCACGGCTCAGCAGCGGGATGAGACCTGGAGCCACATGGGGTTTCGGCATCTCCCGACACAGTGtgctcctgctggggacaggagtCCCCTGGGAAGGGCTGCCGTGACGTGCCGCGGTGCTGTGACGTGCCGCGGTGCTGTGACGTGCCGCGGTGCTGTGACGTGCCAGGGCACCCGTGTGCGCCTTCCTGGGGAACCGTCCCCAACTTGCCATGCCGGTGCAGCACTGTTCCTCCCCCGGTATCTCCCCACAGCGCAGACCCCAACAGCTCCTTACCCCTCCACA
Proteins encoded in this window:
- the RPL3L gene encoding ribosomal protein uL3-like isoform X1, with protein sequence MSHRKFSAPRHGHLGFLPHKRSRRHRGKVKTWPKDDPSKPVHLTAFLGYKAGMTHTVREVHRPGLKLSKREEVEAVTIIETPPMVVVGVVGYVETPKGLRNFKTVFAEHISDECRRRFYKNWHKSKKKAFTKYCKKWQDEDGKRQLEKDFAAMKKYCKVIRVIVHTQMKLLPLRQKKAHVMEIQLNGGTVPEKVDWVRERLEKQVSVHSVFSQNEMIDVIGVTKGHGMKGVTSRWHTKKLPRKTHKGLRKVACIGAWHPARVGYSIARAGQKGYHHRTELNKKIYRIGHGIHVEDGKVVKNNASTHYDVTEKTITPLGGFPHYGEVNNDFLMLKGCVVGTKKRVLTLRKSLLVHTSRRAQENIELKFIDTTSKFGHGRFQTAQEKRAFMGPQKKHLVKAKPSAQEEL
- the RPL3L gene encoding ribosomal protein uL3-like isoform X2; its protein translation is MTHTVREVHRPGLKLSKREEVEAVTIIETPPMVVVGVVGYVETPKGLRNFKTVFAEHISDECRRRFYKNWHKSKKKAFTKYCKKWQDEDGKRQLEKDFAAMKKYCKVIRVIVHTQMKLLPLRQKKAHVMEIQLNGGTVPEKVDWVRERLEKQVSVHSVFSQNEMIDVIGVTKGHGMKGVTSRWHTKKLPRKTHKGLRKVACIGAWHPARVGYSIARAGQKGYHHRTELNKKIYRIGHGIHVEDGKVVKNNASTHYDVTEKTITPLGGFPHYGEVNNDFLMLKGCVVGTKKRVLTLRKSLLVHTSRRAQENIELKFIDTTSKFGHGRFQTAQEKRAFMGPQKKHLVKAKPSAQEEL